The following proteins are co-located in the Chlorogloeopsis sp. ULAP01 genome:
- a CDS encoding AAA family ATPase, with the protein MTRLILLIGLPGGGKSTLAKQLLAECPQWRLVSTDAIRGLLFGNEATQGSWLLIWREIRRQFQQAIATDSTVIYDATNAQRRQRREIITIARDLGFTQIVGIWVDTPIWLCLARNKRRERQVPEDVIFRMYRQLRDAPPSLLEGLDSLSIVFPRSEESTGIALVQ; encoded by the coding sequence ATGACAAGACTAATTTTACTAATTGGTCTTCCTGGTGGCGGTAAGTCAACCCTAGCAAAACAATTGCTAGCAGAATGCCCCCAATGGCGGTTGGTTTCCACCGATGCTATTCGGGGGCTATTATTTGGTAATGAGGCAACTCAGGGATCGTGGTTATTGATTTGGCGAGAAATCAGGCGACAATTCCAACAAGCGATCGCCACAGATAGTACGGTAATTTATGACGCTACTAATGCCCAGCGACGCCAGCGCCGCGAAATCATCACCATAGCTCGCGATCTCGGTTTTACCCAGATTGTCGGAATTTGGGTAGACACACCAATTTGGTTGTGTTTAGCTCGCAATAAAAGACGGGAACGTCAAGTGCCAGAAGATGTAATATTTCGTATGTATCGTCAACTCCGGGATGCTCCCCCTAGCTTACTAGAAGGATTAGACAGCCTAAGCATTGTTTTTCCCCGGAGCGAGGAGAGTACGGGAATTGCGCTCGTACAGTAA
- a CDS encoding DnaJ C-terminal domain-containing protein, whose protein sequence is MAATDFKDYYAILGVSKTASPEEIKQAFRKLARKYHPDVNPGNKQAEARFKEINEAYEVLSDPEKRSKYDQFGQYWKQVGQGFPGGGVGVDMGGFDFSQYGSFDDFINELLGRFGGGGGSTRGGRQTYSYRTSTGAPSGFGGFGDFGFQDAGTTGTTQDSEATISLTFSEAFHGVQKRFSLGNETIDVRIPPGAKSGTRLRVRGKGQTSPYTQQRGDLYLKVELQPHSFFQFEGDNLVCEVAITPDEAVLGASIEVPTPDGSVNVKLPAGVRSGQTLRLRGKGWPQPKGGRSDQLVKIAIATPREISSQEREYYEKIRAMRTYNPRSHLQNIRL, encoded by the coding sequence ATGGCTGCAACCGATTTTAAAGACTATTACGCAATTTTGGGAGTTAGTAAAACTGCCAGTCCAGAGGAAATAAAACAAGCCTTTCGGAAATTAGCCCGTAAGTATCACCCTGATGTCAATCCTGGCAATAAACAGGCGGAGGCACGCTTCAAGGAAATTAACGAAGCCTACGAAGTTTTGTCAGATCCAGAAAAACGCAGCAAATACGACCAATTCGGTCAATACTGGAAACAAGTCGGTCAAGGTTTCCCTGGCGGCGGTGTTGGCGTTGATATGGGTGGCTTTGACTTTAGTCAGTACGGCAGTTTTGATGATTTTATCAATGAGTTGTTAGGACGCTTTGGTGGTGGCGGTGGTAGCACTCGTGGTGGACGACAAACCTATAGTTACCGCACTTCCACAGGCGCTCCTAGCGGATTTGGCGGCTTTGGTGATTTTGGCTTTCAAGACGCTGGCACAACAGGCACTACCCAAGACAGTGAAGCGACAATTTCTCTGACTTTTTCCGAAGCATTTCATGGTGTCCAAAAGCGCTTCAGTCTGGGCAATGAAACTATTGATGTTCGCATTCCCCCTGGTGCAAAATCAGGAACCCGCCTGCGCGTGCGGGGCAAAGGGCAAACCAGCCCTTATACGCAACAACGAGGAGATTTGTACTTAAAAGTTGAACTTCAGCCCCACTCTTTCTTCCAATTTGAAGGTGATAATTTAGTCTGTGAAGTGGCAATCACGCCAGATGAAGCCGTGCTGGGAGCATCTATTGAAGTACCTACTCCTGATGGCAGCGTTAATGTGAAACTCCCTGCTGGAGTACGTTCTGGGCAGACTTTGCGTTTGCGGGGCAAGGGTTGGCCGCAACCTAAGGGTGGACGTAGCGATCAGTTAGTTAAAATTGCGATCGCCACTCCTAGAGAAATCAGTTCGCAAGAGCGGGAGTATTATGAAAAAATCCGCGCTATGCGTACCTACAACCCCCGCAGTCATCTACAAAATATCAGGTTGTAG
- a CDS encoding redoxin domain-containing protein, with amino-acid sequence MLTSTNFSGLLNERFFRNFLPIPASNQLPLEFLTPDFQLPDITNGSLRKLSSYRGKQPIILAFTRIFTEKQYCPFCYPHIKALNENYEQFKNRGIEVLMITSTDERQSQIVVRDLGLKLPLLSDPTCRIFRLYKVGQALGAPLPAQFVLDKEGRLRYKHLFSFLDHNASVETLLEQYDEIVNG; translated from the coding sequence ATGTTGACATCTACTAATTTTAGTGGCTTATTAAATGAGCGTTTTTTTAGAAATTTTTTACCAATTCCAGCCAGTAATCAGTTACCGCTAGAATTTTTAACACCAGACTTTCAACTGCCGGATATTACTAATGGCTCTTTAAGAAAATTGTCAAGTTACAGAGGCAAACAACCTATAATACTAGCCTTTACGCGTATTTTTACAGAAAAACAATATTGTCCCTTTTGCTATCCACATATCAAAGCATTGAATGAAAACTACGAGCAATTTAAAAATCGGGGTATAGAAGTTTTAATGATTACTAGTACCGATGAAAGGCAAAGCCAAATAGTTGTCAGGGACTTAGGTTTAAAGCTACCGCTACTAAGTGATCCTACCTGCCGCATATTTCGTTTATATAAGGTTGGACAAGCTTTGGGAGCACCTTTGCCAGCACAATTTGTATTAGATAAAGAAGGTAGACTGCGCTACAAACATTTGTTTTCTTTCTTGGATCATAATGCCAGTGTAGAGACTTTGCTAGAACAATACGATGAAATAGTTAATGGTTAA
- a CDS encoding peroxiredoxin has translation MSTEGCLRVGQSAPDFTATAVVDQEFKTIKLSDYRGKYVILFFYPLDFTFVCPTEIIAFSDRYEDFKKVNTEILGVSVDSEFSHLAWIQTDRKQGGVGDLNYPLVSDIKKEISTAYNVLDPAAGIALRGLFIIDKDGVIQHATINNLAFGRNVDETLRTLQAIQYVQSHPDEVCPAGWQPGDKTMVPDPVKSKVYFAAV, from the coding sequence ATGTCAACAGAAGGATGCCTCCGCGTTGGTCAAAGCGCTCCCGACTTTACAGCCACAGCTGTAGTAGATCAGGAATTTAAGACGATTAAACTTTCCGACTATCGCGGTAAGTACGTCATTTTGTTTTTCTATCCCTTAGACTTTACCTTTGTTTGCCCTACTGAAATTATTGCCTTCAGCGATCGATACGAAGACTTTAAAAAAGTTAACACAGAAATTCTAGGTGTTTCCGTTGATAGCGAATTTTCTCACCTAGCCTGGATTCAAACCGATCGCAAACAAGGCGGTGTTGGCGATTTAAATTATCCCCTTGTTTCCGACATCAAGAAAGAAATTAGCACTGCTTATAACGTTCTTGATCCTGCGGCTGGCATTGCTTTACGCGGTTTATTCATCATCGATAAAGATGGCGTCATTCAGCATGCTACCATCAACAATCTAGCCTTTGGTCGCAATGTCGATGAAACTCTGCGGACACTGCAAGCTATTCAGTATGTGCAGTCTCATCCCGATGAAGTTTGCCCTGCTGGTTGGCAGCCAGGCGACAAAACAATGGTTCCCGATCCCGTCAAGTCCAAAGTCTACTTTGCTGCTGTTTAG
- a CDS encoding amylo-alpha-1,6-glucosidase, producing the protein MVDLDTREWLLTNGLGSFASGTVSDVRTRTYHGWLFAATNPPSGRTLLLSHLEASLELPKQLIALGTNFWGFGQIDPTGYELLRYFDINPVPKWIWGEDNWQLSRQIIMPYGLEGAEASDVVDKFSTSLYARASVSSCLSHRLLIQYRYEGNDAAILKLRLLISDRDFHNQQKSIPDLHFSQLLGQKQVCLQAIDSGHFGTPWHLRWTHGRYQPDAVWYWNYHLPEETRRGLSDREDLYSPGYLAVTLRPGDVVTLEAKVGFPDRFQSILTDESFAEAIEIEQERLCQIFGQQGMGDKQQDKGRGKMGEMEKQFLPKLPTLPTLPNPQYPIPNTQSPILQQLLRAADQFIVYRTSIGSPTVISGYHWFNDIGRDTLISLPGLVLVPQRFNLARDILRSLGLHCRHGLIPNTLPDADSEPFYNSIDAALWWIETLGLYLEATQDWQFLTELYPVVQQIYKAFIGGTRYNIQVDSLDGLVGWDARGVALTWMDAIVDGQPVTPRRGKPVEINALWYSALCWASRWAEILSEQEAIPEPSRLAKQARRYSQHAQQVKESLQKFWNSQLGYLYDTIEPDDRRNSQVRPNAVIALSLVHCAFSEQQGRQILDKATDRLLTPYGLRTLDPTDSEYIGKYAGNSEKRDRSYHQGTIWGWLIGPYIRAWQRFYPSEPLPFSWQPLLEHLCDDACLGSISEIFDGDYPHIPRGAIAQAKSVAEVIRHFQG; encoded by the coding sequence ATGGTGGATTTAGATACGAGAGAATGGTTGCTTACAAATGGCTTGGGAAGTTTTGCCAGTGGTACAGTTTCTGATGTCCGCACTCGCACCTATCATGGCTGGCTGTTTGCCGCGACTAACCCGCCTTCGGGGCGTACACTGCTGCTTTCGCATTTAGAAGCGAGCTTAGAACTACCAAAGCAACTTATAGCATTAGGGACTAATTTTTGGGGCTTTGGTCAGATCGATCCGACAGGCTATGAACTGCTACGCTATTTTGATATCAATCCTGTTCCCAAATGGATTTGGGGGGAAGACAACTGGCAGTTAAGCAGGCAGATTATCATGCCTTATGGGTTAGAAGGGGCAGAGGCTAGTGATGTGGTGGATAAATTCTCGACGTCTTTGTACGCTCGCGCTTCCGTTTCCTCTTGTTTGAGTCATCGCCTTTTAATTCAATATCGTTATGAGGGTAATGATGCTGCAATTTTAAAGTTGCGACTGTTGATCAGCGATCGCGACTTTCACAACCAGCAAAAATCAATTCCCGACTTACATTTTTCCCAATTACTTGGTCAGAAGCAAGTGTGCTTACAAGCGATTGATTCTGGACATTTTGGCACACCTTGGCACCTGCGCTGGACTCATGGCAGATATCAACCAGATGCAGTTTGGTATTGGAATTATCATTTACCAGAGGAAACAAGACGCGGATTGAGCGATCGCGAAGATCTCTACAGCCCTGGTTACCTAGCAGTTACTCTTCGCCCCGGAGATGTAGTCACACTGGAAGCAAAAGTGGGTTTTCCCGACAGATTTCAGAGCATCCTCACCGACGAAAGTTTTGCAGAAGCGATAGAAATAGAGCAAGAGCGGCTTTGCCAAATTTTTGGACAACAAGGGATGGGAGACAAACAACAGGACAAGGGGAGAGGGAAGATGGGGGAGATGGAGAAGCAATTTCTTCCCAAACTCCCCACACTTCCCACACTCCCCAATCCCCAATACCCAATCCCCAATACCCAATCCCCGATTTTGCAGCAACTTTTACGAGCAGCCGATCAATTTATTGTTTACCGAACTTCAATTGGCAGCCCTACAGTTATTTCTGGCTACCATTGGTTTAATGACATAGGGCGCGATACCTTGATTTCTCTGCCAGGGTTAGTCTTAGTTCCACAGCGCTTTAATTTAGCAAGAGATATTTTAAGATCTTTAGGGCTGCACTGTCGTCACGGCTTGATTCCTAATACACTGCCTGATGCAGATAGCGAACCTTTTTATAACAGTATTGATGCAGCACTGTGGTGGATTGAAACTTTAGGACTTTACTTGGAGGCTACGCAAGACTGGCAGTTTTTGACAGAGCTATACCCCGTGGTACAGCAAATCTACAAAGCTTTTATCGGTGGTACACGCTACAACATCCAAGTTGATTCATTAGATGGGCTAGTTGGTTGGGATGCACGTGGTGTTGCCCTAACTTGGATGGATGCGATAGTTGACGGACAGCCTGTGACTCCTCGTCGTGGTAAACCTGTAGAAATTAATGCACTGTGGTATTCAGCTTTGTGTTGGGCTTCTCGATGGGCAGAAATATTGAGCGAGCAAGAAGCGATTCCTGAACCAAGCCGTCTGGCTAAACAAGCACGACGTTATAGCCAGCATGCCCAACAGGTGAAAGAGTCACTGCAAAAGTTCTGGAATTCCCAGCTTGGCTATTTGTACGACACCATTGAGCCAGACGATCGCCGTAATTCTCAAGTGCGCCCGAATGCGGTGATTGCACTTTCACTCGTTCATTGTGCGTTTTCTGAGCAGCAAGGGCGTCAGATACTAGATAAGGCAACAGATCGCTTACTTACGCCCTACGGTCTTCGTACTCTCGATCCAACTGATTCAGAGTACATTGGTAAATATGCAGGTAATTCAGAAAAACGCGATCGCTCCTACCATCAAGGTACTATTTGGGGCTGGTTAATTGGCCCTTATATCCGGGCTTGGCAGCGTTTTTATCCAAGTGAACCATTGCCCTTTAGTTGGCAACCACTCTTAGAACACCTATGCGATGATGCTTGTCTTGGTTCTATTTCAGAAATTTTTGATGGCGATTACCCACACATACCCAGAGGTGCGATCGCTCAAGCCAAGTCGGTTGCTGAGGTAATCCGACACTTTCAGGGTTGA
- the tgt gene encoding tRNA guanosine(34) transglycosylase Tgt: MSANFSFQCLACCSQTKARAGVFFTPHGLVETPRFMPVGTLANVKTLTPDQLRNTGAQMVLSNTYHLHLQPGEAIVAGGGGLHKFMGWDGPMLTDSGGFQVFSLSEMRKISEEGVTFRSPHDGQIIKLTPEKSIEIQNTLGADVIMAFDECPPYPASRQEVEAATERTYRWLERCIVAHQRSDQALFGIVQGGVHLDLRSRAATALAELDLPGYAIGGVSVGEPPELIHQIVQVTAPLLPHHKPRYLMGVGTYREMVMAITSGVDLFDCVIPTRWARHGTAMVQGDRWNLKNAKFREDFTPLDETCPCYTCQNFTRAYISHLVRSQEILAYTLLSIHNITELIRFTQKIREAILRDTFATEFAHWLTPL, translated from the coding sequence TTGAGTGCAAATTTTTCTTTTCAATGTCTTGCTTGCTGTAGCCAGACAAAAGCACGGGCTGGGGTTTTCTTTACTCCTCACGGCTTGGTTGAAACCCCTCGTTTTATGCCTGTGGGGACGCTGGCAAATGTCAAAACCCTGACTCCAGATCAATTGCGGAATACTGGAGCGCAAATGGTATTATCTAATACTTATCATCTTCACTTACAACCAGGAGAAGCAATTGTGGCTGGAGGTGGAGGACTGCACAAATTTATGGGCTGGGATGGGCCGATGCTCACTGACTCAGGTGGCTTCCAAGTCTTCAGCCTTAGCGAAATGCGGAAAATTTCTGAAGAGGGTGTAACATTTCGCTCACCCCATGATGGACAAATTATTAAGTTGACACCAGAAAAGTCTATCGAGATTCAGAATACACTAGGGGCGGATGTAATTATGGCTTTTGATGAGTGTCCGCCTTACCCAGCAAGCCGTCAAGAGGTAGAAGCAGCAACGGAGCGAACTTATCGTTGGCTAGAACGTTGCATTGTGGCTCATCAACGCAGCGATCAGGCGTTGTTTGGGATTGTTCAAGGTGGTGTACATTTAGATTTACGTTCTCGTGCGGCTACAGCTTTGGCTGAGTTGGATCTACCCGGATATGCCATTGGTGGTGTAAGCGTGGGAGAACCACCAGAATTGATTCACCAGATTGTGCAGGTAACAGCGCCTTTACTACCACATCACAAGCCCCGTTATTTGATGGGCGTAGGAACTTATCGAGAAATGGTAATGGCGATCACCTCTGGTGTAGATTTATTTGATTGTGTAATTCCCACGCGGTGGGCAAGACATGGTACTGCAATGGTACAAGGCGATCGCTGGAACTTAAAGAATGCTAAGTTTCGTGAAGATTTTACGCCTTTAGATGAAACTTGTCCCTGCTACACCTGTCAAAATTTCACTCGCGCTTACATATCTCATTTAGTGCGATCGCAAGAAATTTTAGCCTACACTCTACTGAGTATTCACAACATCACCGAACTCATTCGCTTTACTCAAAAGATCAGAGAGGCAATATTGCGCGACACCTTTGCCACCGAATTTGCACACTGGCTTACGCCACTGTAG
- a CDS encoding photosystem II reaction center protein K, with product MEAALFLAKLPEAFQIFDPLVDVLPLIPVFFLLLAFVWQAAVGFR from the coding sequence ATGGAAGCAGCACTTTTTTTAGCAAAATTACCTGAAGCATTTCAAATTTTTGACCCTTTGGTAGATGTTTTGCCTCTCATACCTGTTTTCTTCTTGTTGCTAGCTTTTGTTTGGCAAGCAGCCGTAGGTTTCAGGTAG
- a CDS encoding 2Fe-2S iron-sulfur cluster-binding protein, with product MGNIKFVKENKEVVAADGANLRLKALENGIDIYKIWGKMMNCGGYGQCGTCIVEIIEGRENLSPPTEVENRLLKKKPANYRLACQTLVNGPISVVTKP from the coding sequence ATGGGTAACATTAAATTCGTTAAAGAGAATAAGGAAGTCGTAGCTGCTGATGGTGCTAATCTAAGACTCAAAGCTTTAGAAAATGGGATTGATATTTATAAGATCTGGGGAAAGATGATGAACTGTGGTGGCTATGGTCAATGTGGTACCTGCATTGTCGAAATAATTGAAGGTAGGGAAAATCTTTCGCCCCCCACAGAGGTAGAGAACCGTTTATTGAAAAAAAAGCCCGCTAATTATCGCCTTGCTTGCCAAACCTTGGTCAATGGCCCTATAAGCGTAGTTACAAAGCCTTAA
- the psbM gene encoding photosystem II reaction center protein PsbM: protein MQVNDLGFVASILFVLVPAVFLIILYIQTASREGKKDT, encoded by the coding sequence ATGCAGGTTAATGACCTGGGGTTTGTAGCCAGCATCTTATTCGTGCTGGTTCCCGCTGTTTTTTTAATCATCCTTTACATCCAGACAGCTAGCCGCGAAGGTAAAAAAGATACTTAG
- a CDS encoding WecB/TagA/CpsF family glycosyltransferase, producing MADRVRFLNTLFDRASSDEVSKTLRTQLLNRQTGSVYQDLNDKEKVKLLNIEIDNLSKAEVLENLKSGVVFTPNVDHVMKLQNDVDFLHVYNRAEYKLCDSQILLYASRFLGKPIKEKISGSDFFPAFYNFHKKNEQIKIFLLGAGKGVAQKAQQRINAKVGRNIVVGSHSPSFGFEKSEKECQEIIDIIRKSGATVLAVGLGAPKQEKWIYKYKDLLPNIKIFLAIGATIDFEAGNIKRSPKFISNLGLEWLYRMVSEPKRLWKRYLIEDLPFFWLILQQKLNFYNNGD from the coding sequence ATGGCAGACCGAGTTAGGTTTCTCAACACCCTTTTTGATCGTGCGTCCTCGGACGAGGTAAGCAAAACATTACGAACACAGTTACTTAATCGCCAGACTGGTTCCGTCTATCAGGATTTAAATGACAAAGAAAAAGTGAAGCTCTTAAATATAGAGATAGACAACTTATCTAAGGCGGAAGTTTTAGAGAACCTTAAAAGCGGCGTTGTATTCACGCCTAATGTCGATCATGTGATGAAATTGCAGAACGATGTAGATTTTCTCCACGTTTACAATCGTGCTGAATACAAACTGTGTGATAGTCAAATTCTGCTTTATGCATCTCGATTCTTAGGTAAGCCCATCAAAGAGAAAATTTCCGGTTCAGATTTTTTCCCAGCTTTTTATAACTTCCATAAAAAGAATGAACAAATCAAAATTTTCTTACTAGGGGCAGGTAAAGGCGTTGCCCAAAAAGCTCAACAGAGAATAAATGCTAAAGTTGGCAGAAATATCGTTGTAGGCTCGCACTCACCTTCATTTGGTTTTGAGAAAAGCGAAAAAGAGTGTCAGGAAATCATTGATATCATTAGGAAATCGGGAGCGACAGTACTGGCAGTTGGCTTAGGCGCACCCAAGCAAGAAAAATGGATCTATAAGTACAAAGATTTACTGCCTAATATTAAAATCTTTCTAGCGATAGGTGCTACTATTGATTTTGAAGCGGGTAACATTAAGAGGTCTCCCAAGTTTATTAGCAATTTGGGTTTAGAATGGTTGTACAGAATGGTATCTGAACCAAAGAGATTATGGAAGAGATACTTGATAGAAGACCTGCCTTTTTTCTGGCTCATATTACAACAAAAACTGAATTTCTATAATAATGGCGATTAG
- a CDS encoding response regulator transcription factor gives MLEKQEQKTVRILLVDDHTLIRRGMKGQFALEPGFSVVGEAGDGPQAIELAAELQPDVVLMDIDLPAMNGITATQRIKSDRTATRILALSAFDDDTQVIGMLAAGADGYCLKTIEWEQLVAVIQLILQGGAYLDPHIAQKVARMLKPTVSSNHQAPTSETLQQSILSNREREILKLIAKGYSNQEIAEELYLSLGTIKSYVRMVLNKLSVDDRVQAAALAVREGLI, from the coding sequence ATGCTTGAGAAGCAAGAACAGAAAACAGTACGGATTCTACTTGTTGATGATCATACTTTGATACGTCGAGGTATGAAGGGGCAATTTGCCTTAGAGCCTGGCTTTAGTGTAGTTGGTGAGGCTGGTGATGGGCCACAAGCTATTGAATTAGCTGCCGAGCTTCAGCCGGATGTAGTTTTGATGGATATTGATTTACCAGCCATGAATGGAATTACAGCTACACAGAGGATTAAGAGCGATCGCACTGCCACCCGTATTCTTGCCTTGAGTGCTTTTGATGACGACACGCAGGTGATTGGAATGCTTGCTGCTGGGGCAGATGGTTACTGCCTGAAGACGATTGAATGGGAACAGCTTGTTGCTGTGATTCAATTAATCCTCCAGGGTGGTGCGTATCTAGATCCTCATATCGCTCAGAAAGTTGCCCGGATGCTCAAGCCTACTGTTAGTTCTAACCATCAAGCTCCTACTTCTGAAACACTCCAACAATCTATTCTCAGCAACCGCGAGCGTGAGATTCTCAAGTTAATTGCTAAAGGATACTCGAATCAGGAAATAGCTGAAGAACTCTACCTTTCACTAGGGACAATCAAATCCTATGTGCGTATGGTTCTTAACAAACTTAGTGTTGATGATCGTGTACAAGCAGCAGCATTGGCTGTGCGTGAAGGTTTAATTTAA
- a CDS encoding ATP-binding protein, translated as MGQQCLNLWIALLSQDAADRVTRTLLVEREAERLLNAVIDEQRASQGAYQKEEIAVCSSLNRLYWLLQNNSTQIKQLDRIKNIYSRWQSQLAQGTLSDSASTNSLTEKNLFDSLRAQIRILLMHEELLMGERKHRLQQLYYINIAVNVFCTVVIVAGITLNIRLLHQRVEVPLRKLIKVGEVWRKGQMDIRFDYSSPDEIGQLTEVLNEMVAQARERQQRIEVRNQQLEDMISALSHDLRTPLLATRATLDGMLKGAFGSVSCVWKEVFQEFRQANEDLLKLVEALLDVSRYEAGYGARLNYEPLNWERIFVKAIAQIQATSKCEPTLVYNISQSLPIVYGDELEIRRVVQNLLDNAVRVSEPDKEIFLQVASFGNTQVRISVRDYGSGIAPQDKERLFHRFIQGRGRRGKSGLGLYLCRQIVEAHGGRIGVESTLKEGSTFWFTLPIAKIQAASKYEKQIREE; from the coding sequence GTGGGACAACAATGTTTAAATTTGTGGATAGCATTGCTCAGTCAAGATGCAGCCGACCGAGTAACTCGTACTCTATTAGTTGAGCGTGAAGCAGAACGTCTGCTGAATGCCGTAATAGATGAGCAAAGAGCCTCACAAGGTGCCTACCAAAAAGAAGAAATAGCCGTCTGTAGCAGTCTCAATCGTCTATATTGGCTCCTGCAAAATAACTCAACCCAAATTAAACAACTCGACAGAATTAAAAATATTTATAGTCGCTGGCAAAGCCAGCTAGCTCAAGGAACGCTTTCTGACTCTGCCAGCACCAATAGTTTGACAGAAAAGAACTTATTTGATTCTCTGCGCGCTCAGATTAGGATCTTGCTTATGCACGAAGAGCTACTGATGGGCGAACGCAAACATCGTTTGCAGCAACTTTATTACATCAATATAGCTGTGAATGTTTTTTGCACAGTAGTTATTGTGGCAGGAATTACCTTAAATATTCGGCTTTTACACCAACGAGTTGAAGTTCCTTTACGAAAGTTGATAAAAGTTGGAGAAGTTTGGCGCAAAGGTCAAATGGACATTCGATTTGACTATTCCTCTCCGGATGAAATTGGTCAACTAACAGAAGTTCTCAACGAAATGGTGGCTCAGGCTAGAGAGCGACAACAACGTATTGAGGTTCGGAATCAACAGCTTGAGGACATGATCTCTGCCCTTTCCCACGATCTGCGTACCCCCTTGCTTGCAACCCGCGCTACTTTAGACGGTATGCTCAAAGGAGCTTTTGGTTCTGTAAGCTGTGTGTGGAAAGAAGTATTTCAAGAATTCCGCCAGGCTAATGAGGATCTTCTCAAGCTTGTAGAAGCCCTTTTAGATGTTTCTCGATATGAAGCTGGTTACGGCGCTCGCTTGAACTATGAACCTTTAAATTGGGAAAGGATTTTTGTCAAAGCAATTGCCCAGATACAAGCTACTTCTAAATGCGAGCCAACCCTTGTTTATAATATTTCTCAGTCATTACCGATTGTCTATGGTGATGAATTAGAAATTAGGCGGGTTGTACAAAACCTACTTGATAATGCTGTCAGAGTGAGTGAACCGGATAAGGAAATTTTTCTGCAAGTAGCATCTTTTGGAAACACCCAAGTCAGGATTTCTGTGCGAGATTATGGTTCAGGAATTGCACCACAAGATAAAGAACGCCTATTTCACCGCTTCATTCAGGGACGAGGGCGACGTGGCAAATCTGGACTTGGTTTGTACTTATGTCGTCAAATCGTCGAAGCTCACGGAGGTAGGATTGGTGTCGAAAGTACCCTTAAAGAAGGTAGTACCTTCTGGTTTACCCTACCAATAGCTAAAATTCAGGCTGCATCTAAGTATGAAAAGCAGATACGGGAGGAGTAG
- a CDS encoding glycosyltransferase, with amino-acid sequence MKKVSVIVPVYGVEKYIAATVQSVLDQTYKNFELLIIDDASPDRSVEICEQFTDPRIKIIRQGNRGLAGARNTGIRHAQGEYLAFLDGDDLWVPEKLEKHVAHLEKLPNVGISFSRSAFVNEAGEPLGTYQMPKLKGITVPHLLCRNPIGNGSAPVIRKEVFEDIKYQDNIYGCLEDFYFDESFRQCEDIECWIRIGIQTNWQMEGIPEALTLYRVNSGGLSSNMLKQFDFWEKVMQKTRSYAPEIVDKWEPLARAYIMRYLARRAVRLQDGSMAVKMMNQALATNWRILIEEPRRTLLTLAAAYLLVLLPESFYNSIESIALKSTGANQKRRILQDQSS; translated from the coding sequence ATGAAAAAAGTTTCTGTAATTGTTCCAGTTTATGGAGTCGAGAAGTACATAGCTGCTACAGTCCAATCTGTTCTCGATCAGACCTATAAAAATTTCGAGCTTCTCATTATTGATGACGCCTCGCCTGACAGAAGTGTAGAGATTTGTGAGCAATTTACAGATCCGAGAATTAAAATTATTCGTCAGGGAAATCGAGGACTAGCTGGAGCTAGAAATACTGGAATTAGACACGCTCAAGGGGAATATTTAGCCTTTTTGGACGGAGATGATTTGTGGGTGCCAGAAAAGCTAGAAAAACACGTTGCTCATTTAGAAAAGCTACCAAATGTCGGTATTAGCTTTAGCCGTTCTGCCTTTGTCAATGAGGCTGGAGAACCTCTGGGGACATATCAAATGCCTAAGCTAAAAGGTATTACCGTACCCCACTTACTTTGCCGCAATCCTATTGGTAATGGCTCTGCTCCGGTGATTAGAAAGGAAGTTTTTGAAGATATAAAATACCAAGATAACATCTATGGTTGTTTAGAAGATTTTTACTTTGATGAAAGTTTCCGCCAATGTGAAGACATTGAATGTTGGATTCGGATCGGAATTCAAACAAATTGGCAGATGGAGGGCATTCCTGAAGCTTTAACTTTATATCGGGTAAATTCGGGCGGACTGTCATCGAATATGCTTAAGCAGTTCGATTTTTGGGAAAAAGTTATGCAAAAGACACGCTCTTATGCCCCAGAAATAGTTGATAAATGGGAACCATTAGCTAGAGCCTATATAATGCGTTATTTGGCTCGCAGGGCAGTGCGTTTGCAAGATGGTTCTATGGCTGTAAAAATGATGAACCAAGCTTTGGCAACTAATTGGCGTATTTTAATTGAGGAGCCACGCCGCACTCTTTTAACTTTAGCTGCGGCATATCTTCTTGTACTATTACCTGAGTCTTTTTATAACTCCATCGAGTCTATTGCTTTAAAAAGTACAGGGGCAAATCAAAAGCGTCGGATTTTACAAGATCAGTCTAGTTAA